In a single window of the candidate division KSB1 bacterium genome:
- a CDS encoding J domain-containing protein: MKSRRNYYRVLHIQPDAPFEIIRSSYRTLMKELRQHPDLGGEHWNAKVLNEAYEVLSDPFQRGVYDIKLYEYYTKEPFSSKEPEKTPIIRVFCPFCKRPLARKASPNETCYTCSCPLESSDDEELEQKCRRSVVRIKKFGKIRFYSYWPQKGDDADIIDLSPKGMRFLSKKGLPNNIVIKVSGALLKAIAKVVECHRQKINGTIFYSVGVQFQTVTFAISSGSFLSASA; encoded by the coding sequence ATGAAATCCAGACGAAATTATTATCGGGTTCTCCACATTCAGCCCGACGCGCCATTTGAAATCATTCGCTCAAGTTATCGTACATTGATGAAAGAGCTCCGGCAGCATCCGGATTTAGGAGGTGAACACTGGAATGCCAAGGTATTAAATGAAGCCTATGAGGTTCTCAGCGATCCCTTTCAACGCGGAGTCTATGATATTAAACTTTATGAATATTATACTAAGGAACCTTTTTCCTCAAAGGAGCCCGAAAAGACGCCAATAATTCGTGTTTTTTGTCCCTTTTGTAAACGACCCTTAGCCCGCAAGGCAAGTCCAAATGAAACCTGTTATACGTGTAGCTGTCCGTTGGAATCAAGCGATGATGAGGAGCTGGAACAGAAATGCCGCCGCTCTGTGGTGCGGATCAAGAAATTCGGTAAAATTCGATTTTATTCGTATTGGCCGCAAAAGGGGGATGATGCAGACATTATTGATCTTTCGCCGAAGGGCATGCGCTTCCTCAGTAAGAAGGGTTTGCCAAACAATATCGTCATTAAAGTAAGCGGAGCTTTGCTTAAAGCAATCGCGAAAGTAGTTGAATGTCATCGCCAAAAAATAAACGGCACAATTTTCTATTCAGTTGGCGTTCAATTTCAGACAGTCACATTTGCAATTTCGTCTGGCTCGTTTCTTTCTGCTTCTGCATAA
- a CDS encoding helix-turn-helix domain-containing protein, translating into MNNNNKHLSWKAFSDSTRRTILDLLKEEPRTTSYLCDYFKGLSRFAVMKHLGILHDADLVIVKREGKFRWNFINTAPIQEIYERWMSKYTIPLAVSISNLKQHIEQEKKGEISMTDKEQSLTQVSSTQIELKIDIRASKQRVWQAITEEIGTWWRKDFYVYENAKLVFEAYPGGRLYEDAGEKGGGVWYTVMNISPPNQLQLVGHLAPQYGGPATTILQLTLAEANGSTTLHVSDALFGRLSNETQSQVSEGWRLLFEEGLKPYVEGHS; encoded by the coding sequence ATGAACAATAATAACAAACATCTAAGTTGGAAAGCATTTTCAGACTCTACTCGAAGAACGATCCTCGATCTTCTAAAAGAGGAGCCTCGAACAACGAGTTATTTGTGTGACTATTTTAAAGGTCTGTCACGCTTTGCGGTGATGAAGCATCTTGGCATCCTTCATGATGCGGATTTAGTCATTGTCAAACGTGAGGGTAAATTTCGTTGGAATTTTATTAATACGGCGCCAATTCAGGAAATTTATGAACGCTGGATGAGCAAGTATACAATCCCCCTTGCTGTATCGATTTCTAATTTAAAACAACATATCGAACAAGAAAAAAAAGGAGAAATCAGTATGACAGATAAAGAGCAAAGTCTTACGCAGGTAAGTTCAACACAAATCGAGTTAAAGATCGATATCCGGGCTTCAAAGCAAAGGGTATGGCAGGCCATCACCGAGGAAATCGGCACCTGGTGGCGCAAGGATTTTTATGTGTATGAAAATGCAAAGCTCGTTTTCGAAGCCTATCCCGGTGGCCGTTTGTATGAAGATGCCGGCGAAAAAGGTGGGGGAGTGTGGTATACGGTCATGAATATTTCACCTCCAAACCAATTGCAGTTGGTTGGACACTTGGCGCCACAATATGGCGGTCCAGCCACAACGATTTTGCAGCTCACTTTGGCAGAAGCCAACGGTTCAACAACATTACATGTTTCAGATGCATTGTTCGGCCGGTTATCCAACGAGACACAATCCCAGGTTTCTGAAGGTTGGAGATTGCTTTTTGAAGAAGGATTGAAGCCGTATGTGGAAGGTCATAGTTAA
- a CDS encoding type II toxin-antitoxin system HicB family antitoxin yields the protein MDKVYYIHLTIYFKKEDDNRWTAECIELGSASFGNSLDEAKESIEEAIELKLTGLSEVGELDRFLKENNVIMFKEFPQEIKQHKIKVQPKLDPNIFEQHQFRSLQQYAEASG from the coding sequence ATGGACAAAGTATATTATATTCATTTAACAATATACTTCAAAAAAGAGGATGATAATCGCTGGACTGCTGAATGTATCGAATTGGGGAGCGCTTCATTTGGCAACAGCCTTGATGAAGCAAAGGAAAGTATCGAAGAGGCAATAGAATTAAAATTAACTGGTCTTAGCGAAGTAGGTGAGCTTGATAGGTTTTTGAAAGAGAATAATGTTATTATGTTTAAGGAATTTCCCCAGGAAATCAAACAACATAAAATCAAGGTGCAACCTAAGTTAGATCCAAATATTTTCGAACAGCATCAGTTTAGATCTTTACAACAATATGCCGAAGCCTCGGGGTAA